A window of the Dyadobacter pollutisoli genome harbors these coding sequences:
- a CDS encoding LysM peptidoglycan-binding domain-containing protein, whose protein sequence is MEDEFPKKRNIRPTEKSNLPIVTLLVLVLLVLAMLYVGYEYISDSSSNSGELTSVVVDSTLEESAVSETISDEPEAAEDEPEKKKAEPEKKPEKEKKPAISASSLGGEQITHTVQSGETLSSIASRYNLQTETLQGLNPSVSDIKSGITKLKIQVQAVHTVGPGDVLRVVASKYNVSKEAIMKANAKTRDFSERGEKLIIPFSNRR, encoded by the coding sequence ATGGAAGACGAATTCCCTAAAAAAAGAAACATCCGTCCTACTGAAAAGTCGAATTTACCGATTGTAACGCTCCTGGTACTAGTACTTTTGGTATTGGCAATGCTATACGTCGGATACGAATATATTTCTGACAGTTCGTCCAATTCGGGAGAGCTGACTTCTGTGGTCGTAGATTCGACATTGGAAGAATCCGCGGTGAGCGAAACGATTTCCGATGAGCCTGAAGCAGCCGAAGATGAGCCGGAAAAGAAAAAAGCGGAGCCAGAAAAAAAACCTGAAAAAGAGAAGAAACCAGCCATATCTGCATCCTCCCTGGGAGGAGAACAAATTACCCACACCGTTCAAAGTGGCGAAACGCTTTCCAGCATCGCATCTCGTTACAATCTGCAAACGGAAACATTACAAGGACTAAACCCTTCGGTTTCTGATATCAAATCCGGTATTACTAAACTAAAAATACAGGTTCAAGCAGTTCATACGGTGGGCCCTGGTGACGTGCTCCGCGTTGTGGCAAGTAAATACAACGTCAGCAAAGAAGCGATCATGAAAGCGAATGCAAAGACCAGGGATTTCTCCGAAAGAGGTGAAAAACTGATCATTCCTTTTTCCAACAGAAGATAA